In Streptomyces paludis, the genomic stretch CTCGACGGGCGGCAGCTCGCGGTCGTACTCGTCGGTGATCTCGCCGACGATCTCCTCAAGGATGTCCTCGATGGTGACGATGCCGGCCGTGCCGCCGTACTCGTCGATGACGACGGCGACATGGCTGCGGTCCTGCTGCATCTCGCGCAGCAGATCGCCCGCGTTCTTCGTGTCGGGGACGAAGGCGGCGGGCCGCATCGCCGTGGAGACCAGATCGGCTTCGGAGTCCCGGTTGATATGGGTCTTCCTGGCGAGGTCCTTGAGGTAGACGATGCCGACGATGTCGTCCTCGTTCTCCCCGGTGACCGGGATCCGGGAGAAGCCGGAGCGCAGCGCGAGCGTGAGCGCCTGACGGATCGTCTTGGAGCGCTCGATGGAGACCAGGTCCGTGCGCGGCACCATCACCTCCCGGACGAGGGTGTCGCCCAACTCGAAGACGGAGTGCACCATCCGGCGCTCCTCGTCCTCGATGAGGGACTCCGACTCGGCCAGGTCGACCATCGCGCGCAGCTCGGCCTCGCTGGCGAACGGGCCTTTGCGGAAGCCCTTTCCGGGGGTGAGCGCGTTCCCGAGGAGGATCAGCAGCTGCGGGATCGGGCCCATCACCCTGGCCAGCGGCAGCAGTACGTACGCGGACGCCGTGGCCGTGTTCAGCGGGTGCTGGCG encodes the following:
- a CDS encoding hemolysin family protein, with protein sequence MTAQLIVGAVALVVVAWLAASAEAGLARVSSFRADEAVRSGRRGAAKLAQVAADPTRYLNVALLVRVACEMAAGVLVTYVCLEEFQDTWAALLVAICVMVLVSYVAVGVSPRTIGRQHPLNTATASAYVLLPLARVMGPIPQLLILLGNALTPGKGFRKGPFASEAELRAMVDLAESESLIEDEERRMVHSVFELGDTLVREVMVPRTDLVSIERSKTIRQALTLALRSGFSRIPVTGENEDDIVGIVYLKDLARKTHINRDSEADLVSTAMRPAAFVPDTKNAGDLLREMQQDRSHVAVVIDEYGGTAGIVTIEDILEEIVGEITDEYDRELPPVEELGDGSYRVTARLDIGDLGELFGLDEYDDEDVETVGGLLAKALGRVPIAGASAQVELPDGRTLRLTAESPAGRRNKIVTVLAEPVREEAPAP